In Spodoptera frugiperda isolate SF20-4 chromosome 1, AGI-APGP_CSIRO_Sfru_2.0, whole genome shotgun sequence, the following are encoded in one genomic region:
- the LOC118280055 gene encoding putative nuclease HARBI1 has product MDIFDDDNELRTYRDEIEEIRNFRNIGSRRRVKIYNSRSNPMEELSESDFKHRYRFSKENMVKIINILRNDLSMDSRGDSIPVELQVMAAIRYWGRHEIQEDCAEIHGMSQQTLSRTAKRVAIALASKSSIYIKMPSNLREETETIRKFETICGFPHVTGAIDCTHIKIRKVGGDVGQYYINRKGHYSINTQMVCNADLKICDIVCHWRGSTHDARIWRESSIKRRFEEREFKGKLIGDGGYPCSPYLLTPVLRPRNEAERRYNYSHIRTRNVIERCFGVLKARFRILLEIMRGSFNTIKTTIVACAVLHNLAIEFDDTLSYETPYTDSDEDTEAIEQDSNNLTHITRNIFIENFF; this is encoded by the coding sequence atggatatatttgacgacgataatgaattacgcacataccgtgacgagatagaagaaataagaaatttcagGAATATTGGTTCAAGAAggagagtaaaaatatataattcaagatCGAACCCAATGGAGGAATTGAGTGAAAGCGACTTCAAGCATCGCTACAGATTCAGTAAAGAAAAtatggtaaaaattataaatatcttaagaaaCGACTTGTCCATGGATAGCCGGGGCGACAGTATACCTGTGGAGTTGCAAGTAATGGCAGCTATAAGATACTGGGGCCGCCATGAGATTCAAGAAGACTGTGCGGAAATTCATGGCATGAGCCAACAGACTTTATCAAGAACTGCTAAAAGAGTTGCTATTGCATTGGCTTCGAAAAgttccatttatattaaaatgccttcAAATTTAAGAGAAGAGACTGAAACTATTCggaaatttgaaacaatttgtgggtttCCCCATGTTACCGGTGCAATAGATTGCacccatattaaaataagaaaagttggAGGAGATGTTGGTCAGTACTATATAAACCGTAAAGGACACTATTCTATTAATACTCAAATGGTGTGTAATGCAGATTTGAAGATCTGTGATATAGTTTGCCACTGGAGGGGTAGTACTCATGATGCAAGAATATGGCGTGAGAGTTCCATTAAAAGGAGATTTGAAGAACGAGAATTTAAAGGAAAACTTATAGGCGATGGTGGATACCCTTGTTCCCCATATTTACTGACTCCAGTACTGAGACCCCGCAACGAAGCAGAACGGCGGTACAACTATAGCCACATTCGCACCAGGAACGTAATTGAGAGATGTTTTGGTGTACTTAAGGCAAGGTTTCGGATACTTTTGGAAATAATGAGAGGGTCTTTCAATACGATTAAAACGACAATTGTTGCATGTGCAGTATTGCACAATTTAGCAATTGAATTTGATGACACTTTAAGTTATGAAACCCCTTACACAGACAGTGATGAAGACACTGAGGCCATTGAACAGGACTCTAATAATTTGACACACATAaccagaaacatttttattgagaatttcttttaa
- the LOC118280056 gene encoding uncharacterized protein LOC118280056 has protein sequence MELKSAKKRARSSNWDEEEKRILRQLIMEKIDIIEKKDTTTNTNAKKKAAWQEILSSFNSLNKKPRDMTQIVTQWRNTKGQVKTRESEYRRARQMTGGGPPPPSPPQEDLELIQSLPNEFVIDSNVFDSDSIFIETIKQSQSTATEKMMSESGLAPTEIAIIVDSEKSTQLSNTPDVEENPILSTPLAATKVEKHTIKRELYKPKHKPKQNNKIADNYEEQLFLLTKKCKENKEKREDELHKKRMAILDLEQKYWEKN, from the exons ATGGAATTGAAATCCGCTAAGAAAAGGGCCCGATCTTCAAACTGGGATGAAGAAGAAAAG AGAATCTTAAGACAACTTATAATGgagaaaattgatattatagaaaaaaaagacactactacaaataccaaTGCAAAGAAAAAAGCTGCTTGGCAAGAAATATTGTCTAG ttttaatagCCTTAATAAAAAGCCCAGGGATATGACACAAATTGTCACCCAGTGGCGTAATACAAAAGGCCAAGTTAAAACTAGAGAGTCGGAGTATAGGCGGGCCAGGCAGATGACTGGCGGAGGACCTCCACCACCAAGTCCGCCACAAGAAGATCTCGAACTAATTCAGTCATTGCCTAATGAGTTTGTGATTGACAGTAATGTTTTTGATAGTGATAGcatatttattgaaacaataaaacag TCACAGTCAACAGCAACTGAAAAGATGATGTCAGAATCTGGGTTAGCCCCCACAGAAATAGCAATTATTGTAGATTCTGAGAAATCAACTCAG TTATCTAATACTCCTGATGTGGaagaaaatccaattttatCAACACCACTAGCAGCAACAAAAGTAGagaaacacacaataaaaaggGAATTATATAAGCCTAAACACAaacctaaacaaaataacaag aTTGCTGATAATTATGAGGAACAATTGTTCCTACTCACAAAAAAgtgcaaagaaaataaagaaaaacggGAGGATGAATTGCATAAGAAGAGAATGGCAATTTTGGATCTAGAACAAAAATATtgggaaaaaaattaa